The DNA region GCCGCCCTCTTCGGCGACCAGACGCACGGTATTGACCGAGCAACGGCCCGTGTACCAACCGCGTGGGCGGGTGCCGACAACCTCGGTGTGCAGGCGAACGGCCTCTGTGATCGCGGCACGTTCCTCATCCTCGGGCATGTCTTTGTGTTCGACCCATTTCAACCCGTGCGAGGCGATTTCCCAATCGGCCGCCTTCATCGCAGCGACCTGCTCTGGGTTGCGCGCAAGGGCCGTGGCCACGCCGTAAATTGTTACGGGAATATCGCGTGAGGTGAACAAACGGTGCAACCGCCAGAACCCAGCCCGTGCGCCATAATCATAGATCGATTCCATGTTCCAATGGCGCTTGCCCGGCCAGGGCGCCGCTCCGGCAACATCGGACAGGAACGCCTCTGACCCGGCATCGCCGTGCAGAATGTTGTTCTCACCACCTTCTTCGTAATTCAGCACCAAGGAGACTGCAATCTTCGCGCCCTTTGGCCATTGAGCATCAGGCGGGTTGGCCCCGTAACCTGTCATATTGCGCGGATATCTGTTCACAAAACGCCTCATTCTTCCAATTCTGTGTGTTAGTATAAAGCGAATAGTCTCCCGTTATTCACAAATAAATTATGAAAGACTTTTAACACAAATAAGAGATCGTAACCAGCGCGACAATCCTGCACAATTACAGCGTAATTTTAAGGGAGAACAATAATGGCGGCAGGCAAACTGACGACGCATGTGCTCGATACCGCGCGGGGCAAACCTGCTGCGGGGGTGAAAATCACGCTTTACCGTGTCTCCGGCGAAGGCCATGCAAAGGTCACCGAAACCGTTACCAATGAAGACGGTCGCACCAATGCGCCAATGCTGGCAGGGGCCGCGCTGACGGTTGGCGAATATGAGCTGGTCTTTTGCGCCGGTGATTATCTGCGTGCCAGCGGGCAGGCCGGTGACGGCGTGTTGTTTCTGGATGAAATCCCGATCCGCTTTGGCGTGCCGGATGCCGACGCCCATTACCATGTGCCGCTGCTCATTTCGCCTTTTGCCTATTCGACCTACCGCGGAAGCTAAAGCTTGGCGCACGCCCGAATTTAGAAACGTTCTAAACCTTGACTTGTCGGGGTTTAGGGCGCATATCTGACTGGAACTGTCGGAGATATAAAATGTTCATCCAGACCGAATCCACGCCGAACCCGGCGACATTAAAGTTCCTTCCCGGCCAAACCGTGCTGGATATGGGAACCGCAGACTTTCCTTCTGCTGAGGCTGCCGAAAAATCCCCTCTCGCACGGCGCATCTTTGCGGCGGGTGATGTTGCTGGCGTTTTCTTTGGCAATGACTTTGTGACCGTGACCAAGACGGATGCTGCCGATTGGAACCATATCAAGCCCGCAATTCTGGGCGCGATTATGGAACACTACCAATCCGGCGCCGCCGTGATTGAGGGTGAGCAAGCCGCCTCTGGCCATGCCGAGCATAGCGGCGAGGATGGCGACATCGTGGCCCAGATCAAAGAGCTTCTGGACACGCGGGTACGCCCTGCCGTGGCCCAAGATGGTGGCGACATCACCTTTCACGGCTTTGAACGCGGCGTTGTTTACCTGCATATGCAGGGCGCTTGCGCGGGATGCCCTTCCTCTACGCTGACGCTGAAAATGGGCATTGAAAACCTGCTGCGCCATTACATCCCCGAGGTGCTGGAGGTGCGGCCCGTTGCCGCTTGATCGACCCCTTCTGGCCTTTGATACATCGGCCGCGCATTGCGCGGCCGCTTTGCTATGGCGCGGTGAAATCATCGCCGAAGCACGCGAGCCTATGGCCAAAGGCCAAGCCGAACGCCTAATGCCCCTTATTGAGGAAATGCTAACCTCGGTCGGGCGAAACTGGCGTGATCTCGGCGCGCTGGCCGTGGGCGTCGGCCCCGGAAATTTCACCGGCATCCGAATTTCTGTCGCTGCGGCGCGCGGTCTTGCCCTCGGGCTGGGTGTGCCCGCCGTTGGGGTGACCAGCACCGAAGCCCTCGCCAATGGGCAAACCACCCGCATCCGCGTGGCAACACCGGCCACTCGCAACGCGCTTTATGTGCAGGACTTTGACGCAGGCGCGCCGCTTGGCCCGATCCGCGAGGCAAAGCCCGAAGATGCCGATTTCTGGCCCGCGCCGAACGTGCAGCCCATCGGCGACTGGCCAGAGACGGACCGCGCGATCATCTGCCCCGACCCGCTTGCGCGGATCCGCGCGCTGGCCTTTGTCGGTGCGCAAAAGGTAGCAAAGGGCGCCCCCCTGCCCGCGCCGTTCTACCTTCGCGCAGCCGATGCCGCCCCGCCCAGCGATCCGCCGCCCGTCATTCTGGACGCCTAGATGACCCCCGACGATCTGGCCATACTTCACGCCCGCAGCTTCACCACACCGCCACCGTGGTCTGCCCAAGCTTTTGCCGCACTTATCGAAAGCCCCGGCACCTTTATCCGCGGTGATGCGCGCGGCTTTGTGATGGGTCGCGCTTTGGCCGGTGAGGCAGAGGTTCTGACGCTTGCTGTGGCCCCGGATTTCAGGCGCAAGGGCCATGCGCGCAGCTTGATGACGGCCTTCCACGACGCTGCCCGACCAGCTGCCGATACCGCCTTTCTGGAGGTGGCCGAAGATAACAACGCCGCAATCGCACTTTATCTTTCGCTGGGCTACGCCGAGGTCGGCCGCAGGCCGCGCTACTTCGAGGCCCCCCACGGCGCGCGCATAGATGCATTGGTGATGCGCCTTTCCCTTGCGCCATCTGCCTAACTCTGCGCACCAAAGCCTGCCTAAACTTGGCTGCACGCCCAATTAGCGCGTGCTAGCGTCATATTCCTATTGACCCCCCACCCCAATCGCGCCCAAATTTAATCATAGCCCATCCCCCCGTCCGCAAAGGATTCTGGGGATGGCAAAGAATCCAAACGGGAGACGACAAATGAGCCTCATGAAACATTTCGCCGCGGCCACTGCGACCATCGCCCTGACTGCAGGCGCGGCTTTGGCCGATCCGGCACTGATCTTCGACCTCGGAGGCAAATTCGACAAATCCTTCAACGAATCCGCCTATGAGGGCGCGCAGCGTTGGGCCAAGGAAACCGGCGGCTCTTATAAAGAGCTGGAGATGCAATCCGAAGCACAGCGTGAACAATTCGTACGTCGCATGGCCGAAACCGGTGCCAATCCGATCGTCGTCATGTCCTTTTCGAACATTGAGACGTTGAACACCGTCGCCCCGGATTTTCCCGACACCAAATTCGTGCTGATCGATGGCGTGGTCGAACAACCCAATGTGCGCTCTGTGATGTTTGCCGAACATGAGGGTTCATACCTTGTGGGGATGCTGGCGGCGATGGCATCCGAGTCCAACACTGTCGGCTTTATCGGCGGCATGGATATCCCGTTGATCCGCCAGTTCGGCTGCGGCTATGCGCAAGGCGTGAAGGCCGTGATACCCGATGCGACCGTCATCGCCAATATGACCGGCAACACCGGTGCGGCATGGAATGACCCGGTAAAGGGCGGCGAATTGGCGAAATCGCAGATCAGCCAAGGCGCGGATGTGATTTTTGCAGCAGCGGGCGGCACCGGCATGGGTGTTTTGCAAGCGGCAGCGGATGCTGACATCCTGTCCATCGGCGTTGACAGCAACCAAAATCACCTGCACCCCGGCAAGGTTCTGACATCCATGCTCAAGCGGGTTGATAACGCGGTTTATGAAGCCTTCAAGGCTGGTGACGCAGTGGAAACCGGCGCGGTCAATATGAACCTTGCGGCCCAAGGTGTCGGCTATGCGCTGGACGAAAACAACAAAGACCTGATCTCCGAGGACATGATGACCGCCGTGGATGCCGCCGCCGCCAAAATCGCATCGGGTGAGCTGATCGTCCACGACTACTACACCGACAATACCTGCCCCGCCGTTTCGTTCTAAGAATGGCAGCAGTGGAATCCTCGGGGCGGCAGGAAATTGCCGCCCCAGCTTCGGCCTCTCTCGCCATTGAGCTGCGCGGGATATCAAAGGCTTTCGGGCCGGTGCAGGCCAATAAGGACATCTCGATCCAGGTCGCAAAAGGGTCCATCCACGGTATTATCGGGGAAAACGGGGCCGGAAAATCGACTTTGATGTCAATCCTTTACGGCTTCTACAAGGCCGACGCCGGAGAAATTTATATCTCGGGCAATCTCACCCCCATCCCTGACAGCCAAAGCGCCATTCGCGCAGGTATCGGGATGGTGTTCCAGCACTTCAAACTGGTGCAAAATTTTACAGTTTTGGAAAATGTGATTTTGGGGGCCGAGGGCGGTGCGCTTTTGCGCGGGGCCATGGCTAAGGCGCGCAAATCGCTGGCCGATCTGGCGCGGGAATATGAGCTTGACGTCGATCCTGATGCCGTGGTCGAGGATCTTTCCGTTGGCCACCAACAGCGCGTGGAAATCCTCAAGGCGCTGTACCGCCAAGCCGATATTCTGATTCTGGATGAGCCTACAGGCGTGCTGACCCCTGCCGAGGCAGACCAGTTGTTTCGCATCCTCAACGGGTTGAGAGATCAGGGGAAAACCGTGATCCTGATCACCCACAAACTGCGCGAGATCATGGAGATCACCGACACGGTTTCCGTTATGCGCCGCGGCCAGATGACCGCCACCGTGAAAACCGCCGACACCTCACCGGAGGAGCTGGCAGAGCTGATGGTCGGGCGCAAGGTTTTACTTTCGGTCGAAAAGGCGCCCGCCACGCCCGGCGAGATGGTGTTGGAGGTGGAAGGCCTGCGGGTGCGCGATGATGCCGGTGTGGAACGCCTAAAAGGCGTGTCCCTGACCATCCGAGCCGGAGAGATTTTGGGTATTGCCGGTGTTGCGGGCAACGGCCAATCCGAGCTTCTGGAAGTTCTTGCCGGCATCGCGCGCGGCGAGGGCACCGTGCGGCTGAACGGGCAAGAGATCGCGCTCAATGCCACGGCCGATGGTCAATCCCGCCGCGCGCGTGGCATTGCCCATGTGCCCGAGGACCGGCAGCATCTGGGCCTGATCATGGATTTCTCTGCATGGGAAAACGTGGCCTTCGGCTATCACCACGCGCCGGAGTATCAACGCTCTGGCTTGCTGATGGACAATGATGCCATCCGCGCCGATACCGTCGACAAGATGGAGCGCTATGACGTGCGCCCGCCGATCCCGACACTGGCCTCAAAGAACTTTTCCGGCGGGAACCAGCAAAAGCTGGTCGTCGCCCGGGAGATGGACCGCAACCCCGAGTTGTTGCTTGTCGGGCAGCCGACGCGCGGGGTTGATATCGGCGCGATTGAATTCATCCACAAACAAATCGTCGCCCTGCGTGATGCCGGCAAAGCGGTGCTTTTGGTTTCGGTCGAGCTGGACGAGATCATGAGCCTGTCAGACCGGATCGCCGTGATGTTTGACGGGCGGATCATGGGGGAACGGGACCCGAAGATCACGAATGAACGCGAATTAGGCCTGTTGATGGCTGGGGTGGTAAAATGACCGCAATGCCGAAATGGGCCGATGCGATTTTGGTGCCGCTGATCAGCCTGCTGATTGCCTTCATCATCTCGGGCCTCGTTATCCTTGCGATTGGCGAGGACCCTGTCGCCGCGATGAAACTGATGGTCACGGGGGCGCTCGGCTCTACCTATGGCTGGGGATATACGCTGTATTACGCGACCAATTTCATCTTTACCGGCCTTGCTGTTTCGGTCGCATTTCAAGCAGGCTTGTTCAATATCGGCGGTGAGGGGCAAGCCACCCTTGGCGGGCTTGGCGTGGCGCTGGCCTGCCTTTTCATCCCTTGGCCGCATTGGTCGCTGGCGCTGATTGCGGCGGTTTTTGCCTCGGCACTGTTTGGCGCGGCTTGGGCGGCTATTCCGGCCTATTTGCAGGCCAAGCGCGGCAGCCATGTGGTGATTACCACCATCATGTTCAACTTCATCGCCTCGGCCCTTCTGGTCTATTTGTTGGTCAATGTGCTGCGGCCCGAGGGCGCGCTGGATAGCGCCTCGGCACGGTTTGGCGATGCGATGCGCCTACCGCGGCTGAACGACATTCTGGCGCTGGTAGGCATCCCCTTCAACAATCGCAACCCCGCCAATATCAGCCTGCTGATCGCGCTGGCATCATGTGTGGGTGTCTGGTTGCTGATGTGGCGTACGCGGCTCGGCTATCAGCTACGTGCCTTTGGGAAATCAGAAAAGGCCAGCGTTTACGCGGGGATAAACCCCGTTCGCATGACGATGTATGCCATGCTGATTTCCGGTGGCTTATCGGGGATGATGGCGATCAACACCGTGATGGGGGAGGCAGGCCGATTGCTCTTGAACTCGGTCGAGGGGGCCGGGTTCATCGGCATCGCCGTGGCCTTGATGGGGCGCAGTCACCCGGTCGGCGTGCTTTTGGCCGCGCTTTTGTTCGGGTTCCTCTATCAAGGCGGGGCAGAGCTTGCGCTTTGGACCAGCATCCCGCGAGAGCTGATTATCGTTATTCAGGCGCTGGTGATCCTGTTTACGGGGGCATTGGATGATATGGTGCGCCGTCCGGTGGCCGGTCTGTTTTTGTTGTTTCAAAAGGGGAAAGCGTGATGGATTTCGCAACCCTCATCCAGATTTTGGACAGCTCTATCCGGCTGGCAACACCTTTGCTGTTTGCCTGCCTTGCGGGCCTGTTTTCGGAACGCGCCGGTGTGTTTGACATCGGGCTAGAGGGCAAGATGCTTGCGGCGGCCTTTCTGTCAGGGTCGGTGGCGGCGGTGACCGGCTCGGTCTGGCTGGGCGTTCTGGCCGGTATCTTTGCCTCGCTTTTGATGGCGGGGATACACGGGCTGGCGGCGATCACCTTTCGCGGCAACCAGCTTATTTCCGGCGTTGCGATCAACTTTCTGGCCTCTGGCCTGACTGTTCTGCTGGGGCAGAATTGGTTTGGCCTAGGGGGGCGGACACCGGCGCTGACTGGCGATGCCCGTTTTGGCCCAATCACACTGCCTTTTGCCGATGTAATTGCACCGCTACCCTTCATCGGGCCAATCTATGCCGAGATGATCTCCGGCCACAGCGCGCTGGTCTATATTGCCATCGCCTGTGTGCCCGCCTCGGCTTGGCTGTTGTACCGTACGCGGTTCGGCCTGCGGCTGCGCGCCGTGGGGGAAAACCCGGCGGCGGTGGATACCGCAGGGGTGTCTGTCACCGGC from Pseudorhodobacter turbinis includes:
- the uraH gene encoding hydroxyisourate hydrolase, translating into MAAGKLTTHVLDTARGKPAAGVKITLYRVSGEGHAKVTETVTNEDGRTNAPMLAGAALTVGEYELVFCAGDYLRASGQAGDGVLFLDEIPIRFGVPDADAHYHVPLLISPFAYSTYRGS
- a CDS encoding NifU family protein, with protein sequence MFIQTESTPNPATLKFLPGQTVLDMGTADFPSAEAAEKSPLARRIFAAGDVAGVFFGNDFVTVTKTDAADWNHIKPAILGAIMEHYQSGAAVIEGEQAASGHAEHSGEDGDIVAQIKELLDTRVRPAVAQDGGDITFHGFERGVVYLHMQGACAGCPSSTLTLKMGIENLLRHYIPEVLEVRPVAA
- the tsaB gene encoding tRNA (adenosine(37)-N6)-threonylcarbamoyltransferase complex dimerization subunit type 1 TsaB; translated protein: MPLDRPLLAFDTSAAHCAAALLWRGEIIAEAREPMAKGQAERLMPLIEEMLTSVGRNWRDLGALAVGVGPGNFTGIRISVAAARGLALGLGVPAVGVTSTEALANGQTTRIRVATPATRNALYVQDFDAGAPLGPIREAKPEDADFWPAPNVQPIGDWPETDRAIICPDPLARIRALAFVGAQKVAKGAPLPAPFYLRAADAAPPSDPPPVILDA
- a CDS encoding GNAT family N-acetyltransferase — protein: MTPDDLAILHARSFTTPPPWSAQAFAALIESPGTFIRGDARGFVMGRALAGEAEVLTLAVAPDFRRKGHARSLMTAFHDAARPAADTAFLEVAEDNNAAIALYLSLGYAEVGRRPRYFEAPHGARIDALVMRLSLAPSA
- a CDS encoding BMP family lipoprotein — encoded protein: MSLMKHFAAATATIALTAGAALADPALIFDLGGKFDKSFNESAYEGAQRWAKETGGSYKELEMQSEAQREQFVRRMAETGANPIVVMSFSNIETLNTVAPDFPDTKFVLIDGVVEQPNVRSVMFAEHEGSYLVGMLAAMASESNTVGFIGGMDIPLIRQFGCGYAQGVKAVIPDATVIANMTGNTGAAWNDPVKGGELAKSQISQGADVIFAAAGGTGMGVLQAAADADILSIGVDSNQNHLHPGKVLTSMLKRVDNAVYEAFKAGDAVETGAVNMNLAAQGVGYALDENNKDLISEDMMTAVDAAAAKIASGELIVHDYYTDNTCPAVSF
- a CDS encoding ABC transporter ATP-binding protein — protein: MAAVESSGRQEIAAPASASLAIELRGISKAFGPVQANKDISIQVAKGSIHGIIGENGAGKSTLMSILYGFYKADAGEIYISGNLTPIPDSQSAIRAGIGMVFQHFKLVQNFTVLENVILGAEGGALLRGAMAKARKSLADLAREYELDVDPDAVVEDLSVGHQQRVEILKALYRQADILILDEPTGVLTPAEADQLFRILNGLRDQGKTVILITHKLREIMEITDTVSVMRRGQMTATVKTADTSPEELAELMVGRKVLLSVEKAPATPGEMVLEVEGLRVRDDAGVERLKGVSLTIRAGEILGIAGVAGNGQSELLEVLAGIARGEGTVRLNGQEIALNATADGQSRRARGIAHVPEDRQHLGLIMDFSAWENVAFGYHHAPEYQRSGLLMDNDAIRADTVDKMERYDVRPPIPTLASKNFSGGNQQKLVVAREMDRNPELLLVGQPTRGVDIGAIEFIHKQIVALRDAGKAVLLVSVELDEIMSLSDRIAVMFDGRIMGERDPKITNERELGLLMAGVVK
- a CDS encoding ABC transporter permease codes for the protein MTAMPKWADAILVPLISLLIAFIISGLVILAIGEDPVAAMKLMVTGALGSTYGWGYTLYYATNFIFTGLAVSVAFQAGLFNIGGEGQATLGGLGVALACLFIPWPHWSLALIAAVFASALFGAAWAAIPAYLQAKRGSHVVITTIMFNFIASALLVYLLVNVLRPEGALDSASARFGDAMRLPRLNDILALVGIPFNNRNPANISLLIALASCVGVWLLMWRTRLGYQLRAFGKSEKASVYAGINPVRMTMYAMLISGGLSGMMAINTVMGEAGRLLLNSVEGAGFIGIAVALMGRSHPVGVLLAALLFGFLYQGGAELALWTSIPRELIIVIQALVILFTGALDDMVRRPVAGLFLLFQKGKA
- a CDS encoding ABC transporter permease; the protein is MDFATLIQILDSSIRLATPLLFACLAGLFSERAGVFDIGLEGKMLAAAFLSGSVAAVTGSVWLGVLAGIFASLLMAGIHGLAAITFRGNQLISGVAINFLASGLTVLLGQNWFGLGGRTPALTGDARFGPITLPFADVIAPLPFIGPIYAEMISGHSALVYIAIACVPASAWLLYRTRFGLRLRAVGENPAAVDTAGVSVTGIRYAAVAICGVLCGLAGAYLALGLAAGFGKEMTAGRGYIALAALIFAKWRPWYALGATLLFGFLEAVGNRFPSIEFGVITLPAQFMQALPYVLTVVILAGFIGKATPPRAGGEPYIKER